Part of the Ignavibacteriales bacterium genome is shown below.
AACTTTCCGAAAAGAGAAACTGTTAAAATATCTGAGCATAAAAAGAGCCTTATTAAAACTTTTTTTGAGAAGTTATTAAATAATTCTGTTGGCGATAAGCTTGATGATTTTGCAATGGGTTTATTTGAAAAATCAAATAGAATAAAATATCGTAATTATGATTCAAAAGATTTTCAGGTTGCATTTAAAACATCGAAAAAAGAATCAAAGCACCATCCAAAATTTTTTCAAAAGCGAGTACTGGAAGCTTTTAATGATAAATTGAAATGGATTGAAGAAACAAAAAATATTTCTTTGGGATAAATGAAAAAAGTTCTTTTTACACATTCCTATTTTTATAAGTTTGATGAAAAGCAGTGGAATACTCATCAGCCTTATCCGCCGCTTGGAACAATCTATGCTGCAGCAGTGATGCGTGAGGCTGGATATAATGTTTCTTTGTTTGATACTGCACTCATTGATTCCCCTGAATTGATTATCCCAGTCATAAAAAAAGATAGACCCGATTATTTAGTTATTTACGACGATGGATTTAATTATCTGACCAAAATGTGTTTAACTAATATGCGCGAGGCTGCATTCCGCATTGCAGAAATTGCAAAACAAAATGGTATTGTTGTAATTGAATCAAGTTCCGATGCCGCTGATCACTATGATAAGTATTTAGACCGTAATGTTGATTTTGTTGTCATTGGTGAAGGCGAATTAACACTTAAAGAATTAATTAATAAACTAGATAAAAACGAAATTGATTTTGAAAATATTAATGGTCTTGCATTTCGTAAAGATGGAAAAACAATTAGAAGCAATCCACGCCAAATTATTAGAGAGCTCGATTCGTTGCCAATGGCAGCCTGGGATTTGATTAACATTGACGAGTATAAAAATATTTGGTTAGCACATAAAAAATATTTTTCACTAAATATTGCAACAACGCGCGGCTGCCCTTTTAAGTGCAACTGGTGTGCAAAACCCATTTATGGGAATCGGTATAACGTACGTTCACCAAAAAATGTTGTTGATGAAATTCAGTTTCTTCAAAAATCTTTTGGTGTAAATCATTTTTGGATGTGTGATGATATTTTTGGATTAAAACCCGGATGGGTTCATGAGTTTAGAGATATTATAAAACAGCGTAATTTAAATTTTAAGTATAAAATTCAATCACGTGTTGATTTGCTCCTACAAGAAGATACAATTGAAGCTCTTGCTGAATCAGGTGCAGAAACTGTTTGGGTTGGGGCAGAATCAGGTTCTCAAAAAATATTAGATGCAATGGATAAAGGAACTGCAGTTGAACAAATATTTAAAGTAACAGAGCTTCTGAAGAAAAGCAAAATCCGTGTTGCATTTTTTCTTCAGTTTGGGTACCCTGGAGAGACAAAAGAGGATATTAATAAAACTATAGAAATGGTCTTGAAACTTATGCCTGATGAAATTGGGATTTCAGTTTCATATCCATTGCCGGGAACAATATTTTATGAAAATGTTAAAGATCAATTAGGGCATAAATCCAACTGGACGGATTCTGATGAACTTGCATTAATGTTCAGAAGTACTTTTCCGCCTGCGTACTATAAAAAGTTACATCGATATGTTCATAAAGTTTACAGAAAGCACGCAGGAGTTGAATCGATTAAAAACATTTTACTAAATCCATTTTCAATAAGTTTTAAACTTCTACGCGCTGCATTATTAACTTTCTATTACGTTCCTGCTTCAATATTAGATTCATTTCAATTAAAGAAATTGGAAATCGCAGAATGATCTTTGCGTTGTTTGATTCGGTTGCACAGGAGTACGACGATACTTTTACAAACACTGCAATTGGGAAATTACAAAGAGAACGGGTTTGGAATTATTTAGAAGCGACTCTTCCAAATACTTCAATAAATATTTTGGAATTAAGTAGCGGAACCGGAGAAGATGCCATTTGGTTTGCTAATAAAGGACATACAATTTTAGCAACAGATATTTCTGAACAAATGATTTCTATTGTTAAAAAGAAAATTAAAAGATTGAATTTAACAAATAATATTGATGCCGAGCGATTAGACATTAATCAGATTGATAAATTATCAACTTCAAATAAATTTGATTTAGTATTCTCAAACTTCGGTGGATTGAATTGTTTAACAGAAGATGAATTGAGTTTACTATCAAACAAGATTAGGAACATCCTTAAACCGAACGGTAAATTTATTTCTATTGTAATGCCTGATTTTTGTATGATTGAATCCATATATTTTTTATTCATACTAAAGTTCAAACTTATTTTTAGAAGAAAGAGAATGCAGCAAGTAAAGATTAATGATTCGATTATAGATACTTATTATCATCATCCAAAAGATTTTTTTAAGTTTTTTAGAAATGATTTTACTGTGAACAATAAAATTGGAATTGGATTGTTTATTCCGCCATCTTATTTAAATAACTTTTTTAAAAATAAACTTAATACTTTAAATATTTTAAATAAATTAGAAAACATCTTTGGCAACAATGACTTTGCAGCATCATTATCTGACCACTACTTAATTGATCTAAATATTAAACAATGAAAATCCTTTTAACACATGGCTATTTCCTAAATGATGACCCGAATGAGAAAATCATAATGAAGCCGTACGTTCCCCTGGGAATGCTTTATATATCAGCCTATTTAGAGCGCAAAGGATTTTCTAATGAAGTATTTGATACAACTTTTTCGTCATTAAAAGAATTGCAGAATTATTTACTAAAGGTAAAGCCCAACGTTATTGCTATCTACGTTAACCTGATGACAAAGTTGAATGTTTTAGAAATTATTAAGTTTTCTAAATCCAACCTAAATCAAGCGAAAATTATTTTAGGTGGACCCGAAATAAAATATAACGCGAATGATTTTCTAAAATTTGGAGCTGATTATCTTGTTATTGGCGAAGGCGAGGAAACATCTTTTGAATTAATAAAGGCTTTGAATGAAAATCGTTTTGATGATATTATAAATATTAATGGGCTTGGATTTTCAGAAAACAACAAAATTATTTTTACTGAAGAACGGTCAAAACTAAAAGAAATTGATTCGCTTCCATTTCCAAATAGAGATAAAGTAAATTTAAAACTTTATTTAGATGCATGGAAAGAACGGCATGGTGAAAATGCAATTTCAGTCAGCACAATGCGTGGTTGTCCTTACACTTGTAAATGGTGCAGTCGTGCTGTTTATGGCTTAAGCTATAGGCGGCGCTCACCGAAAAATGTTTGCGATGAACTTGAAATAATTCAAAATGAATATGATCCAGATACATTATGGTTTGTTGATGATGTATTTACAATTTCGCATAAATGGTTAAGTGAGTTTAAAGATCTTTTAATTGAACGGAACTTAAAAATAAAATACGAATGTATTACTCGGGCTGATAGATTAAACGAAAATGTTATTAACGATTTAAAAGCATCCGGCTGTTTTAGAGTTTGGATTGGCGCTGAAAGCGGTTCACAGAAAGTTATTGATTTAATGGATCGACGGGTTGATATTAACCAAGTTAGAGAAATGATTAAGTTGGCACAAAAATATGACATACAAGCAGGTACATTCATAATGATTGGTTATCCCGGTGAAACTGAAGATGATATTGAAGAAACAATTAAACATTTAAAAGAATCAAATCCCGAATATTTTACAATTACAGTCGCGTACCCAATTAAAGGCACTGAACTTTTTGCAGAAATTGAGGCTTCACAAACAAATAATTTTAAATGGGATAAAAATTCTGACCGCGATAGAGATTTTAAACGTGCTTACAACAGAAAGTATTATGATTTTGCAGTTCGAAGAGTTACCAATGAAGTAAATTTTCATAAAATGATTATGAATAAAAATTTTCTATCTAAATACTTATTATCGTTTAAAATAAAATCATTAGCTGCAAAAGCAGGAATGATATTTTACAGACTTGCAGGAAATTAAGAATGATTATTGAGGAGTTTAAATATCTAAAAGCTGAAAACGGTGTGATTAAAATTTCAGAGGTTGATCATACTTTTGAAAACTTTTATCTAAAAGTTAGGAAAATAGAAAAAAGAATCTACGCTGATGATGAAATTAAACTACTACCTTATGCTTATAAAAGTAATCCACATAAAGATGAATGGGCATTAAGAACTAAATCCTTTTTACGCTTCAAAAAATATTTATCACATAAAACTTCCACACTTAACATTCTTGATTTAGGTTGTGGCAATGGATGGTTTGTTGGACAATTGGCTAAGAATTTTAATCATAATTATTTTTGTGTAGATGTCAACCTGAACGAGCTTGAACAGGCTGCCCGCGTATTTAACAATGAGAATACCAGCTATATTTATGCAAATATTTTAGCAACTACTCTACCGACAAGTGTTTTTGATATCGTAATTATAAATTCTGCCCTCCAATATTTCCCAAATGTTTCTACTTTGATTAAAGAGTTGTTTTTTATCTCCAAGCCATATGGTGAAATACATATAATCGATACACCATTTTATTCACAACAAGATCTAATGCAGGC
Proteins encoded:
- a CDS encoding B12-binding domain-containing radical SAM protein, translated to MKKVLFTHSYFYKFDEKQWNTHQPYPPLGTIYAAAVMREAGYNVSLFDTALIDSPELIIPVIKKDRPDYLVIYDDGFNYLTKMCLTNMREAAFRIAEIAKQNGIVVIESSSDAADHYDKYLDRNVDFVVIGEGELTLKELINKLDKNEIDFENINGLAFRKDGKTIRSNPRQIIRELDSLPMAAWDLINIDEYKNIWLAHKKYFSLNIATTRGCPFKCNWCAKPIYGNRYNVRSPKNVVDEIQFLQKSFGVNHFWMCDDIFGLKPGWVHEFRDIIKQRNLNFKYKIQSRVDLLLQEDTIEALAESGAETVWVGAESGSQKILDAMDKGTAVEQIFKVTELLKKSKIRVAFFLQFGYPGETKEDINKTIEMVLKLMPDEIGISVSYPLPGTIFYENVKDQLGHKSNWTDSDELALMFRSTFPPAYYKKLHRYVHKVYRKHAGVESIKNILLNPFSISFKLLRAALLTFYYVPASILDSFQLKKLEIAE
- a CDS encoding class I SAM-dependent methyltransferase gives rise to the protein MIIEEFKYLKAENGVIKISEVDHTFENFYLKVRKIEKRIYADDEIKLLPYAYKSNPHKDEWALRTKSFLRFKKYLSHKTSTLNILDLGCGNGWFVGQLAKNFNHNYFCVDVNLNELEQAARVFNNENTSYIYANILATTLPTSVFDIVIINSALQYFPNVSTLIKELFFISKPYGEIHIIDTPFYSQQDLMQAKNRTLKYYQSLGFPEMAKNYFHHRIDELKYLRHSYLYNPNKIRNKLSSLFFEKDSPFPWIVITR
- a CDS encoding radical SAM protein — encoded protein: MKILLTHGYFLNDDPNEKIIMKPYVPLGMLYISAYLERKGFSNEVFDTTFSSLKELQNYLLKVKPNVIAIYVNLMTKLNVLEIIKFSKSNLNQAKIILGGPEIKYNANDFLKFGADYLVIGEGEETSFELIKALNENRFDDIININGLGFSENNKIIFTEERSKLKEIDSLPFPNRDKVNLKLYLDAWKERHGENAISVSTMRGCPYTCKWCSRAVYGLSYRRRSPKNVCDELEIIQNEYDPDTLWFVDDVFTISHKWLSEFKDLLIERNLKIKYECITRADRLNENVINDLKASGCFRVWIGAESGSQKVIDLMDRRVDINQVREMIKLAQKYDIQAGTFIMIGYPGETEDDIEETIKHLKESNPEYFTITVAYPIKGTELFAEIEASQTNNFKWDKNSDRDRDFKRAYNRKYYDFAVRRVTNEVNFHKMIMNKNFLSKYLLSFKIKSLAAKAGMIFYRLAGN
- a CDS encoding class I SAM-dependent methyltransferase, with protein sequence MIFALFDSVAQEYDDTFTNTAIGKLQRERVWNYLEATLPNTSINILELSSGTGEDAIWFANKGHTILATDISEQMISIVKKKIKRLNLTNNIDAERLDINQIDKLSTSNKFDLVFSNFGGLNCLTEDELSLLSNKIRNILKPNGKFISIVMPDFCMIESIYFLFILKFKLIFRRKRMQQVKINDSIIDTYYHHPKDFFKFFRNDFTVNNKIGIGLFIPPSYLNNFFKNKLNTLNILNKLENIFGNNDFAASLSDHYLIDLNIKQ